CGTAGGTATAAGGAATGATAGCTACCGAAAACTCATCATCTTTTGAATTAACAACGGTCAGACTTACACCATTAACTGCTACAGATCCTTTCTCTACAGTTATATTCCCTAAAGATGGATCATACTTAAATGTAAAGTACCAACTTCCATTTACCTCTTCGATGGAGGTGCAGACGGCAGTTTGATCAACATGTCCCTGTACAATGTGGCCATCGAGAAGTGCCTCCATGCGCATGCTACGTTCCAAGTTTATCTTTTCGCCAACCTCAAGTAATCCTAAGTTGGTTTTTTGTAGCGTCTCCTTAATAGCAGTAACGGTATACTCACCCTCCTTTAGGTTTACAACCGTAAGGCACACCCCATTATGGGCAATACTTTGATCTATCTTCAACTTATCGGCAAACGAGCAGTTGACGGTAATATTGAGGTTATCCTTTTCCTTCTCAAGCATAACCACCTTGCCGGCTTCCTCTACAATTCCTGAAAACATATATCAACTTTATTATTAAGTCCTAAATTAGTGCAATATATAACCACGAATTCAGATTCCAATCCTTAAAAGAGTTAATAAACACCTAACAAATCAACCAATCTTTCTTACTTTTGCCAGTTGTGGGATAATAACATCTTCAAACAAAGACTTTAGCTTTGAGAAATACACCTTTTATACTCCTTATAGGTGGCTTACTAGCACTATCATTTAGCCAATGCGCCCGTATGGTTAGCCCTACTGGCGGTCCAAAAGATACCCTTGCCCCTGTTGTTCTAAAAAGTTCGCCAGTCCAATTCAGCCGTAACGTATCTGAAAAGGAATTCGAAATCTCATTTGACGAGTATGTTACCCTAAAAGATCTACAAAAATCCTTCTTTGTTTCTCCCCCGATGGAGGAACTACCTGAAGTTCGAGAAAAGGGTAAAAAAATAGAAGTTGTTGTTGAAAAGGCGCTAATGCCCAATACTACTTACTCGTTCAACTTCGGTAACTCTATTGTTGACAATAATGAAGGCAATCCACTAGTTAACTACTCCCTCACTTTCTCTACAGGCAGCAACTTGGATACCCTTAAGTTGAATGGCACCGTTTATGATGCCAGCACAATGCTCCCTGTTGCCGGAGCTTACGTATTTTTCTACGATAACGATAGCGTCCAAGTGCCTCTAAAGTACAAGCCCAGCATTATCGCAAAAACAGATAAGGAGGGAATCTTTATTGCAAACACGCTTAAAAATAAGCAGTATAAAATTATCGCAATAGATGATGCCAACCGCAACTATCTTTTCGATCCCGGAATCGACAAAGTAGCTTTCGAAAAAGGACTCTTTAGCCCTGTTAACATCTCTGCTCGTCGAGACACAGTTTCCGACTCGCTATGGCGTTCACAGCTACCTCCTCAGGTTAAGTTTAAGATGTTTTCTGAAATGAAAACCCTCCAGTACATAACAGGGAAAACTCGTCCCGAGAAGTATAAGTTCCAACTGTTCTTCAACAGCCCCAACCCTGATATAAAAAAGATCGAATTCGATGGTTTAACTATCAATGATTTCTTTGTAGAAAAAGATACCGAAGGTGACACCATTACCTATTGGCTAAAAGATGCCACACGCAAGATAGTCGATACGTTGCTCGCTAACTATACCTACATGAAGAGCGATAGTACTGGCAAACTTATTGAAACTCTTGAAAAAGTTTCATGGGAACTTCCTCTTTCTAAAATGGATAGGGCTACAAAAAAAAATAAGAAGAAAGAAGAGGAAAAGGCTGCTCCAAAGATCCAATCCATTACACCTCAGTTTAACACGCCCGATGGCACAGCAAACGAGGATGGCGGCTTCTTTATGCAAGTAAACCTTCCGCTTACCCGCATTGATACCTCTAAACTTACCC
This window of the uncultured Acetobacteroides sp. genome carries:
- a CDS encoding riboflavin synthase — encoded protein: MFSGIVEEAGKVVMLEKEKDNLNITVNCSFADKLKIDQSIAHNGVCLTVVNLKEGEYTVTAIKETLQKTNLGLLEVGEKINLERSMRMEALLDGHIVQGHVDQTAVCTSIEEVNGSWYFTFKYDPSLGNITVEKGSVAVNGVSLTVVNSKDDEFSVAIIPYTYEHTNFHQFKVGTVVNLEFDILGKYVTKLMKQYSGK
- a CDS encoding Ig-like domain-containing protein, encoding MRNTPFILLIGGLLALSFSQCARMVSPTGGPKDTLAPVVLKSSPVQFSRNVSEKEFEISFDEYVTLKDLQKSFFVSPPMEELPEVREKGKKIEVVVEKALMPNTTYSFNFGNSIVDNNEGNPLVNYSLTFSTGSNLDTLKLNGTVYDASTMLPVAGAYVFFYDNDSVQVPLKYKPSIIAKTDKEGIFIANTLKNKQYKIIAIDDANRNYLFDPGIDKVAFEKGLFSPVNISARRDTVSDSLWRSQLPPQVKFKMFSEMKTLQYITGKTRPEKYKFQLFFNSPNPDIKKIEFDGLTINDFFVEKDTEGDTITYWLKDATRKIVDTLLANYTYMKSDSTGKLIETLEKVSWELPLSKMDRATKKNKKKEEEKAAPKIQSITPQFNTPDGTANEDGGFFMQVNLPLTRIDTSKLTLYRIDDNDKRVKVPFNIKTDPKSLLNYSITSKWVEDSRYQMLLDSNAIENIQKQVNDSTSFAFNTSSPSKFGTFIFNVKNVKDNLIMQVLDKKYKLIRQKTITQSGVIRFPFIKADTYIIRVIEDLNKNGAWDTGNYLKQLSPERVCYLHKEKEKQFVLRSGWENEVNVDVNEIFSNY